In Haematobia irritans isolate KBUSLIRL chromosome 1, ASM5000362v1, whole genome shotgun sequence, a genomic segment contains:
- the LOC142220984 gene encoding uncharacterized protein LOC142220984: MVKPENKILSLQNKQNICRAVENNPIIWKKTEKDHSNRNAIKRAWEVVANEVGLSEKVCRKGWKSVVDAKRYRHRKCLKSGSPFDINLEMETEYLESSCEPWELQDEINFLEDTSTKRRTYCSDEFDNDTNLEQSEYNSNLEQSQTSSYTYLDTSSSSASTAKKQYNTEVLATAQRMEKTMSKMVEMAEKENSPHVGFLSHLMAIMNRFTDDDLIDFQGEVMALAYEKLRKR; the protein is encoded by the exons ATGGTAAAACCAGAAAACAAGATACTGTCtttacaaaataaacaaaatatttgtagaGCTGTGGAAAACAATCCTATAATTTGGAAAAAGACCGAAAAGGATCATAGCAATAGAAATGCAATAAAAAGAGCATGGGAAGTGGTGGCAAATGAAGTTGGTTTAAGTG AAAAAGTTTGCCGGAAAGGTTGGAAAAGTGTTGTGGATGCCAAACGATATCGCCATAGAAAGTGTTTGAAGTCAGGAAGCCCCTTcgacattaatttagaaatggaGACTGAGTACTTAGAAAGTTCGTGCGAGCCGTGGGAGTTACAAGATGAAATTAACTTTTTGGAAGACACATCAACGAAAAGAAG AACCTATTGTTCAGACGAGTTTGACAATGATACGAATTTGGAGCAATCTGAATATAATTCGAATTTGGAGCAGTCGCAAACTTCTTCGTATACATAC TTGGATACGTCATCGAGCTCAGCGTCAACTGCGAAAAAACAATATAACACCGAAGTTTTAGCTACAGCTCAACGAATGGAGAAAACCATGTCGAAAATGGTTGAGATGGCAGAAAAAGAAAATAGTCCCCATGTCGGTTTTTTGTCCCATCTAATGGCAATAATGAATAGATTCACGGATGACGATTTGATAGACTTTCAGGGTGAAGTAATGGCATTGGCATATGAAAAGCTACGTAAACgttga
- the LOC142220985 gene encoding uncharacterized protein LOC142220985: MEEIKVKQLFLSSLLELDRNNNYLINKITTVALNNIKYASTIIKTFKTYLLRVSQDILLPTMYVMDSIVKNDKSKLYAQMFETYLVEIFVGVFEKVRESIRELMYYLRQTWIGVFSELTLYCLDIRIKTIDQNWPITAKKPLEIIEPSELANADEIKWGNSIATAQRKHLTTKKLTSKDENDDPNVDPIIAMNKMDVPKNMDCLNHNGSKSKLSDLPSSSQNEEFMAGDALFGLLDNPRELVSQGNSDSNVSYEVIEYSHEPLNSMFNSQQYENRNQIFFGQQRKIQIPMMASACLGVHQFLTMTILAKAQYSVRSTRSEYLSNRNHKGRFAVCVS; encoded by the exons ATGGAGGAAATAAAAGTGAAACAATTGTTTCTTTCTAGCTTGTTGGAGCTAGATAGAAACAACaactatttaattaataaaataacgaCGGTTGCTTTGAACAACATAAAATACGCATCCACtattataaaaacatttaagaCTTATTTGTTAAGAGTATCTCAAGATATACTTCTTCCAACGATGTATGTAATGGATTCCATAGTTAAGAATGACAAGAGCAAGCTTTATGCGCAAATGTTTGAAACATATCTTGTTGAAATCTTCGTTGGAGTTTTCGAAAAG GTTAGAGAAAGCATCAGGGAGTTAATGTATTATCTTCGTCAAACATGGATTGGAGTATTTAGCGAACTCACTTTGTATTGCCTTGATATACGCATCAAAACCATTGACCAAAATTGGCCAATAACCGCGAAGAAACCATTAGAAATAATTGAGCCTTCAGAACTTGCAAAC GCAGATGAAATCAAATGGGGCAATTCAATTGCAACTGCTCAAAGGAAACatcttacaacaaaaaaacttacGAGCAAGGATGAAAATGACGATCCAAATGTCGACCCAATTATTGCCATGAACAAAATGGATGTTCCGAAAAATATGGATTGTCTCAATCACAAT GGAAGTAAAAGTAAACTTAGCGATCTACCTTCCTCAAGCCAAAATGAGGAGTTCATGGCAGGAGATGCTCTATTTGGTCTATTGGATAATCCAAGGGAACTTGTTTCGCAGGGAAATAGTGATAGTAATGTATCCTATGAAGTCATTGAATACAGCCATGAACCATTAAATTCAATGTTCAACTCCCAGCAGTATGAGAAcaggaatcaaattttttttggtcaacaaagaaaaattcaaatCCCCATGATGGCTTCTGCCTGTTTAGGAGTTCACCAATTTTTAACCATGACAATTCTTGCAAAAGCTCAGTACTCGGTAAGGAGCACTAGAAGCGAGTACTTGTCCAATCGGAATCACAAGGGTCGTTTCGCAGTCTGTGTAAgctaa